Proteins from a single region of Oryza brachyantha chromosome 6, ObraRS2, whole genome shotgun sequence:
- the LOC102715027 gene encoding uncharacterized protein LOC102715027 — MGEVKEKEVVEIFEHDHDKIRSPENSLPPAMVLDLNEGFGEGSEEGEVGEDGDEEDDDDDDDGGSTSEVAGGGGRSSSNNSSTNHNSKDHEMNSSSSSSKADGDRVPTVRQYNRSKLPRLRWTPDLHMAFVHAVERLGGQERATPKLVLQMMNVRGLSIAHVKSHLQMYRSKKLDHESGHERGAISSVFSPMEFNMRRGEHRFHHDMFFQRAAAGAAAGAGSSPFSPRLLRENGGGFFASRNPGLPEASRLYGLFQRRQQAPMQTFDFKNCNSFRNQDWAFNQHAAARAAAAAVSDHGPAKGLIHEMIFRKDGKLTSHLFDVREAIISTRVSSATTGATVDHPLDGAGKAGTFDWVGSSSRSLSRTMSAAATMGAAAFAAGDHHLRRRGAVGGGNVTSSDPVVSSEALGSLLERAKTKANDAMRFETILAKTTTAAAAAENGRTPDLQLSLSPNAGDHTHSGGRASKKRKRIAASFLDEQEVDSDKQQLALSLSLSLRGGDNGGRGGGDGGCRGGDAGRLEEEETAGSSSSKKAALGLSTLDLTMSIKALE, encoded by the exons ATGGGGGAGGTGAAGGagaaggaggtggtggagaTTTTTGAGCATGATCACGACAAGATCAGATCTCCGGAGAACTCTCTGCCACCAGCCATGGTTCTGGACCTCAACGAGGGCTTCGGCGAGGGCAGCGAGGAAGGGGAAGTTGGCGAGGACGGAgacgaagaagacgacgatgacgacgacgatggcggtaGCACGAGCGAagtcgccggaggaggagggaggagctccagcaacaacagcagcaccaACCACAATTCCAAGGACCATGAGatgaacagcagcagcagcagcagcaaggccGACGGCGACAGGGTGCCGACGGTGCGGCAGTACAACCGGTCTAAGCTCCCCCGGCTGCGGTGGACGCCCGACCTCCACATGGCGTTCGTCCACGCCGTCGAGAGATTGGGCGGCCAAGAGA GAGCAACCCCAAAGCTGGTGCTTCAGATGATGAACGTGAGGGGTCTCAGCATTGCTCATGTGAAAAGCCATTTGCAG atGTACAGAAGCAAAAAGCTTGACCATGAGTCTGGACACGAGAGGGGAGCCATCTCATCAG tgttttCGCCCATGGAGTTCAACATGAGGAGAGGGGAACATCGTTTCCACCACGACATGTTCTTCCAGCGAGCTGCAGcgggagccgccgccggcgctggcaGCTCGCCCTTCTCCCCCAGGCTGCTGCGCGAGAACGGCGGCGGGTTCTTCGCCTCGAGGAACCCCGGCTTGCCGGAGGCGAGCCGGCTGTATGGTCTCTTCCAACGCCGGCAGCAAGCTCCCATGCAAACTTTCGACTTCAAGAACTGTAATAGCTTCAG GAATCAAGACTGGGCGTTCAACCagcacgcggcggcgagggccgccgccgccgccgtcagcgACCACGGTCCGGCGAAAGGTCTCATCCACGAGATGATCTTCCGGAAAGACGGGAAGCTGACGTCTCATCTGTTCGACGTGAGGGAAGCCATCATCTCCACAAGGGTGTCCTCGGCGACCACGGGCGCCACCGTCGACCACCCGCTAGACGGCGCCGGAAAGGCCGGCACCTTCGATTGGGTCGGGAGCAGCTCCCGCTCGCTCTCGAGGACAATGTCAGCGGCGGCTACcatgggcgccgccgccttcgcagCAGGCGACCACCAtctccggcggcgaggcgccgtcggcggcggcaacgtgACGTCGTCGGATCCCGTGGTCTCAAGCGAAGCCCTAGGTTCCCTGCTCGAG AGGGCAAAGACGAAAGCGAACGACGCGATGCGCTTCGAGACGATTCtggcgaagacgacgacggcggcggcggcggcggagaacgGCAGGACGCCGGACTTGCAGCTGAGCCTGAGCCCGAACGCGGGAGATCACACTCACAGTGGTGGCAGAGCcagcaagaagaggaagagaattGCTGCGTCGTTCTTGGATGAGCAGGAGGTGGACAGTGACAAGCAGCAGCTGGCACTATCGCTTTCACTGTCGCTCCGAGGTGGCGACaatggcggccgcggcggcggcgacggcgggtgCCGCGGCGGGGATGCCGGGAGGttagaggaggaagagacaGCAGGTAGCAGCAGTAGCAAGAAGGCCGCTCTGGGGCTGAGTACTTTGGATCTGACCATGTCGATCAAGGCATTGGAGTGA